A DNA window from Xanthomonas campestris pv. campestris str. ATCC 33913 contains the following coding sequences:
- a CDS encoding mechanosensitive ion channel family protein: MGMVGGVLAAAAGAAAAKPAAAKSPAFDWSNLNWAEYALNCGLALLILVVGMWLAKQLSQWLHRALTRARVEITLANFLRNVSYALLLVLVFVSALSKIGVPPTSLIAVLGAAGLAVGLALKDSLSNIAAGVMLIVLRPMRDGDHVVIAGQEGIVDEIRIFQTRIKAFDERMITLPNSTITTAPIINYSTLPTRRLEVTVGVGYGDDLKKAQQLLLQIAKDNPNVLDTPAPFVQVTNLGESTVDLMLFAYASNGNFGAAKSTTLEQIRDQLLENGLSIPYPQRDLHVYHHDADGKPIAELLRKGVTDDGDLTKGPPLAR, encoded by the coding sequence ATGGGAATGGTGGGTGGAGTGTTGGCGGCGGCTGCGGGAGCGGCCGCCGCAAAACCGGCGGCAGCGAAGTCGCCGGCCTTTGACTGGAGCAACCTCAATTGGGCGGAGTACGCGCTCAATTGCGGGTTGGCACTGCTCATCCTCGTGGTGGGCATGTGGCTGGCCAAGCAACTCAGCCAGTGGCTGCACCGCGCACTGACGCGGGCACGGGTCGAAATCACGTTGGCCAACTTCCTGCGCAACGTGTCGTATGCGTTGTTGCTGGTGCTGGTGTTCGTGAGCGCACTGAGCAAGATCGGCGTGCCGCCGACGTCGCTGATTGCGGTGCTCGGCGCGGCCGGTCTGGCAGTGGGTCTGGCGTTGAAGGACTCGCTGTCCAACATCGCTGCGGGCGTCATGCTGATCGTGCTGCGGCCGATGCGCGATGGCGACCACGTGGTGATTGCCGGCCAGGAAGGCATTGTCGATGAGATCCGGATCTTCCAGACCCGGATCAAGGCGTTCGACGAACGCATGATCACGCTACCCAACAGCACGATCACGACCGCACCCATCATCAATTACAGCACCCTGCCGACCCGCCGCCTGGAGGTCACCGTGGGCGTCGGCTACGGCGACGATTTGAAGAAGGCGCAGCAACTGCTGCTGCAGATTGCCAAGGACAACCCGAACGTCCTGGACACACCGGCGCCGTTCGTCCAGGTCACCAACCTGGGCGAGAGCACGGTGGATCTGATGCTGTTTGCTTACGCCAGCAACGGCAATTTCGGCGCGGCCAAGAGCACCACGCTGGAGCAGATCCGCGACCAGCTGCTGGAAAACGGACTGAGCATCCCCTACCCGCAGCGCGACCTGCACGTGTATCACCACGATGCCGATGGCAAGCCGATCGCCGAGCTGCTGCGCAAGGGCGTCACCGACGATGGCGATCTGACCAAGGGGCCGCCGCTGGCCCGTTGA
- the orn gene encoding oligoribonuclease has product MADNVAGNDRLIWIDLEMTGLDTDRDSIIEIATIVTDAQLNVLAEGPELAIAHSLETLEAMDEWNRNQHRRSGLWQRVLDSQVTHAQAEAQTVAFLSEWIRAGASPMCGNSICQDRRFLHRQMSRLERYFHYRNLDVSTIKELARRWAPAVASGFAKSSAHTALSDVRDSIDELRHYRQFMGTLGGDNGGGVQN; this is encoded by the coding sequence ATGGCAGACAACGTTGCGGGCAACGACCGACTGATCTGGATCGATCTGGAAATGACCGGCCTGGATACCGATCGCGATTCGATCATCGAGATCGCCACCATCGTGACCGATGCGCAGTTGAACGTGCTCGCCGAGGGGCCGGAACTGGCCATTGCCCATTCGCTGGAAACCCTGGAAGCGATGGACGAGTGGAACCGCAACCAGCACCGCCGCTCCGGCCTGTGGCAACGCGTGCTCGACAGCCAGGTCACCCACGCGCAAGCCGAGGCGCAGACAGTGGCCTTCCTGAGCGAATGGATCCGCGCCGGCGCCTCGCCGATGTGCGGCAATTCGATCTGTCAGGACCGCCGTTTCCTGCACCGCCAGATGTCACGCCTGGAGCGCTACTTCCACTACCGCAACCTGGACGTGTCCACCATCAAGGAACTGGCGCGGCGATGGGCACCGGCAGTGGCCTCCGGCTTTGCCAAGAGTTCGGCGCATACGGCGCTGAGCGACGTACGCGACTCCATCGACGAGCTGCGGCACTACCGGCAGTTCATGGGCACGCTAGGTGGCGATAACGGCGGCGGTGTGCAGAACTGA
- the tadA gene encoding tRNA adenosine(34) deaminase TadA gives MTHALRLAERAERDYDEIPVGAVLVDPTGALLGEGWNFNIASHDPSAHAEIMAMREGGRRLANHRLIGCTLYVTLEPCAMCAMAMIHARIARVVFAASDPKTGACGSVFDLLADPRHNHRVQVSGGVLAAEAGLRLTNYFRAKRGKPPLVP, from the coding sequence ATGACTCACGCCTTGCGGCTGGCCGAACGTGCCGAGCGGGACTATGACGAGATTCCGGTCGGCGCGGTGCTGGTGGATCCAACCGGCGCGCTGCTCGGCGAGGGCTGGAACTTCAACATCGCCAGCCACGACCCCAGTGCGCATGCCGAGATCATGGCCATGCGCGAAGGCGGCCGGCGGCTGGCCAACCACCGCCTGATCGGCTGCACGCTGTACGTGACGTTGGAGCCGTGTGCAATGTGCGCCATGGCGATGATCCATGCGCGCATTGCGCGGGTGGTGTTCGCCGCCAGCGACCCCAAGACCGGCGCCTGCGGCAGCGTGTTCGACCTGCTCGCCGACCCACGCCACAACCATCGCGTGCAGGTCAGCGGCGGGGTGCTGGCCGCCGAGGCCGGGCTGCGCCTGACCAATTACTTTCGCGCCAAGCGTGGCAAGCCGCCGCTCGTGCCCTGA
- the mntR gene encoding manganese-binding transcriptional regulator MntR, with amino-acid sequence MGKSEKLDASAPVLIDAQVHMESFRQVREARRAELVEDYVELISDLLVDGGEARQVDIAARLGVAQPTVAKMLKRLVRDGWVVQRPYRGVFLTPAGEALAASSRQRHQIVERFLLALGIDEATARRDAEGIEHHVSEATVAAFAAFLERQGNSTP; translated from the coding sequence GTGGGCAAGAGCGAAAAGCTGGACGCGTCCGCACCGGTATTGATCGATGCGCAGGTGCACATGGAGAGCTTCCGCCAGGTGCGCGAGGCGCGCCGTGCCGAATTGGTCGAAGACTATGTCGAGCTGATCTCCGATCTGCTGGTCGACGGTGGCGAGGCGCGCCAAGTCGATATCGCTGCGCGTTTAGGCGTGGCGCAGCCCACCGTGGCCAAGATGCTCAAGCGCCTGGTGCGCGATGGCTGGGTGGTGCAGCGGCCGTATCGCGGCGTGTTTTTGACCCCGGCCGGCGAAGCGCTGGCGGCCTCCAGCCGGCAGCGGCACCAGATCGTCGAGCGCTTCCTGCTTGCGCTGGGTATCGACGAGGCCACCGCGCGGCGTGACGCCGAAGGCATCGAACACCACGTCAGCGAAGCCACCGTCGCCGCTTTTGCCGCGTTCCTGGAACGGCAGGGCAACAGCACCCCGTGA